In the Propionispora hippei DSM 15287 genome, one interval contains:
- the gltX gene encoding glutamate--tRNA ligase: MMLKEPIRVRFAPSPTGPFHIGGARSALFNWLLAKKQSGTLILRIEDTDRERSTKESEENIKEALRWLGMDWDEGIDVGGEYGPYRQTERLEIYRQYTEKLLAEGLAYHCYCTDEELEAERQNQLQRGETPLYSGRCRHLSVAERDAFEQEGRKPTVRFRVPENKQIVFTDLVRGTVSFESNGIGDYVIVKSDGIPVYNYAVVMDDALMQITHVIRAEEHLSNTPRQILLYEALGFSVPAFGHISLILGKDRTKMSKRHGATSVEQYRKLGYLPEALVNFLALLGWAPVGEQEIFSLDELIEQFSIDRVAKNPAVFDVDKLNWINAQYIKKSSPERIAELALPHLIEAGYIKEDELTEEKRAWIVQFVAAIQEHLSYAAQVLEHADIFFHDEFAFESQEAEAVLKEEEIPAVLDKFQKKLSALETIDAAGVQALLKGLVKELKLPGKKVYMPIRIALTGKMHGPELPHFIPVIGKERALRRLSASRSKI; this comes from the coding sequence ATGATGTTGAAGGAACCAATCAGGGTACGGTTTGCGCCAAGTCCCACCGGACCGTTTCATATTGGCGGTGCCCGTTCTGCCTTATTCAACTGGCTGTTAGCCAAAAAACAGAGCGGTACATTGATACTCAGGATTGAGGATACCGACCGGGAACGTTCCACAAAGGAGTCGGAGGAGAATATTAAGGAAGCTTTACGGTGGCTGGGTATGGACTGGGATGAAGGCATTGATGTGGGCGGCGAATACGGCCCATACCGCCAGACTGAACGTTTGGAGATTTACCGTCAGTATACCGAAAAACTGCTGGCCGAGGGGTTGGCTTACCATTGCTACTGTACGGACGAGGAGTTGGAAGCCGAACGGCAAAACCAACTGCAACGCGGGGAGACGCCGTTATATTCCGGCCGTTGCCGCCATCTGAGCGTCGCTGAGCGAGACGCTTTTGAACAAGAAGGCCGCAAGCCCACCGTCCGTTTCCGGGTGCCGGAAAATAAGCAGATTGTTTTTACCGACCTGGTTCGCGGTACGGTGTCGTTTGAATCAAATGGAATAGGCGACTATGTCATTGTAAAATCAGACGGTATACCTGTCTATAATTATGCGGTTGTGATGGATGATGCACTAATGCAGATAACGCATGTCATCCGGGCGGAAGAACATCTTTCCAATACGCCACGGCAAATACTTCTCTATGAAGCGCTCGGTTTCTCCGTTCCGGCCTTCGGCCATATTTCCCTGATTCTGGGCAAGGACCGCACGAAAATGAGCAAGCGGCATGGGGCTACTTCGGTGGAACAGTACCGTAAGCTGGGATATTTACCGGAAGCATTAGTCAACTTCTTGGCTCTTTTAGGCTGGGCACCTGTCGGTGAACAGGAAATCTTTAGCCTGGACGAATTGATTGAACAGTTTTCCATCGACCGGGTCGCCAAAAATCCGGCGGTGTTTGATGTGGATAAGCTAAACTGGATTAATGCGCAATACATCAAAAAATCCAGCCCGGAGCGGATTGCCGAGCTGGCTCTGCCTCATTTAATTGAAGCGGGCTACATAAAAGAGGACGAACTGACCGAAGAAAAGCGGGCCTGGATCGTGCAGTTCGTAGCGGCTATTCAGGAGCATCTCAGCTATGCCGCCCAGGTGCTCGAGCATGCTGATATATTCTTTCATGATGAGTTTGCCTTTGAAAGCCAGGAAGCGGAGGCCGTGCTGAAAGAAGAAGAAATTCCTGCTGTGCTGGACAAATTTCAGAAAAAACTGAGCGCCCTGGAAACTATTGATGCAGCCGGTGTGCAGGCGTTGCTGAAGGGACTGGTAAAAGAACTGAAGCTGCCCGGGAAAAAGGTATATATGCCTATCCGTATTGCCCTCACGGGGAAAATGCATGGACCTGAGCTGCCCCATTTCATACCGGTTATTGGTAAGGAAAGAGCCTTGCGCCGCCTGTCCGCTTCCCGGTCTAAAATCTGA